The DNA region CGGCCTCGGCCTGATCCTCGTCCTGCTGCTACTGCGGTTAGTGCTCTCGGCGTTCGGACCTGCACCCAGCGACGTGGATCAGATACAGGCGCTGATCGAAGAAGCGCGCATCGGTGCCGAATCGGGCGAGCCCAACCGCATCACCGACTCGATTGCGGAGAACGCCGTGGTGCAAGGCATGACACGTCGCGAGCTGGTACGCTTGATGCGCACCAGCCTACGACAGGCCGAGAACATCCGTGTCACCCTCTCGAGACCGTCCGTGCGCGTGGAGGGCGAAAAGGCCACTGCGCAGATTGACAAGGCGAGCGTGTCCTATACGTGGAACGGGATGGACACGAGCTTCGGACTGGCCGGCTTGACATTGCACCTAGAGCGGCAGAAGGTTCGGAAGTGGCTGGTGTTCACCGAAAACCGTTGGCAGATCGTGCGTGCCACTGCATCGGGAGCACCCACTATAGGAGGGTTCTAGGCATGGCACTCGCGCACGTGCGCTTCTTCAGCCAGTCACTGGAGAAGGCTTCGGAGATGGTAGTACTACTGCCGGAGGGCGAACAGCTAGGCCCGTATCCCGTGTGGTACGTGCTGCACGGCCTGAGCGACGACTGCACGGCGTGGAGTCGGTACACCACCATTCAGCGCGCAGTGGAGGCGCTCCCGCTGGTGGTGGTCATGCCGGACGGTGGGCGGGGATACTACACCGACAACGCGGAAGGACCGGCATGGGAATCGCACTTCTTTCGAGACGTGGTGCCGTTCGTCGAGCGCAGCTTCTCCGTGAAAACGCAGGGAGTATGCCGCGTCATCTCGGGGCATTCGATGGGTGGATACGGTGCGATCAAGTTCGCCCTGAGACGGCCGGAGATGTTCGCAGCAGCAGTAGGGCACTCTGGAGCCTATCTCGCACCGTTCGAGCGGACGGACCCGGAGGGGTTGCGCATCTTCGGTCGCACTCCAGAGGGCGGTCCGGACGACCTGCTATCGCTTGCCGCCTCCGCTAGCGGTTCGGAACTCCCGGCGCTTCGGATGGATTGCGGGACCGACGACTATCTGCTCCAGCACTCGCGCGCACTGCATCATAGGATGACTGAGCGAGGGATCGGACACGACTACCACGAGTTCGCCGGCGCACACACGTGGGACTATTGGCAGCAGCGCCTACCGCAGACGGTGGCATTCATCGCTCGTACCCTAGGAGTGCTCTAGGAGACAGCCGGGAAGATACCTCTACACTTTCACCCGTCATGCTGAGCCTGTCGAAGCTAACGTCATGCTGAGCCTGTCGAAGCATGACATCACCCACCGCATGTTCGCGCTTCCACATGCTGCGCTCGCGGCTTACGGACGCATGCTTCGACAGGCTCAG from Fimbriimonadia bacterium includes:
- a CDS encoding esterase family protein; protein product: MALAHVRFFSQSLEKASEMVVLLPEGEQLGPYPVWYVLHGLSDDCTAWSRYTTIQRAVEALPLVVVMPDGGRGYYTDNAEGPAWESHFFRDVVPFVERSFSVKTQGVCRVISGHSMGGYGAIKFALRRPEMFAAAVGHSGAYLAPFERTDPEGLRIFGRTPEGGPDDLLSLAASASGSELPALRMDCGTDDYLLQHSRALHHRMTERGIGHDYHEFAGAHTWDYWQQRLPQTVAFIARTLGVL